The DNA window AATGAAGTCCATGATATTTTAACTGAAAATATTGGGAAAACAGAAATTAAAATCATAAAATACAACGAAGAGCACTTCAAAGAAGAAATATTCGGTGAGTGTCCCAAAATTAAAGAAAATGAAACAACATGGATTAAAATGAATTATCTTACAGAAGATAAATCTTTAAAAAAGCTTAGTAAATGCCTGAATTTAAATGAACATGTTCTAAAAAGAGTTTTAACATTGGATTATATACCTGATATTGAAGATTATAAAAATTATATTTATTTAACATTAATTGCGTTAAATGTCAAAAAGAAAACCAGAATAGAGCGAACACAGATTAGTATCATTTTAGGGAATAATTATGTAATTTCAATACATCCGGACAATGCTGAAATATTGAACCCAGTAATGAATAGATTAAATGTCCGTGAACATAGTATTAGGACTAAAGGGGCTGATTATTTAGCTTACACCCTTGTAGATACTATTCTGGATTCTCAAATAATTACATTGAAAGAACTTGAAGGTGATCTTTCAAAGGCAGCTGAAAATATAATGGATGAACCATCTAACGAAAATTTTAGATTAATTCATACATATAGGGCTGAACTTGATAAAATAAGGTATGATATCCTCCCACTTCAACAGATAATCAATAGTATGGAGCTAACTGAATCACCTTTAATAAATCAATCAACTAACACTTTTTTAAAGAATTTTCAAAGCCATGTAGCCCAAGTAGTTACTAGGATTGACACATTATCAGGTAGAATTACTGAGATACGCGATATATATAATTCGTCAATGAGCAGGAGGTT is part of the Methanobacterium bryantii genome and encodes:
- a CDS encoding CorA family divalent cation transporter, which produces MNPKIRFKTFNNEVHDILTENIGKTEIKIIKYNEEHFKEEIFGECPKIKENETTWIKMNYLTEDKSLKKLSKCLNLNEHVLKRVLTLDYIPDIEDYKNYIYLTLIALNVKKKTRIERTQISIILGNNYVISIHPDNAEILNPVMNRLNVREHSIRTKGADYLAYTLVDTILDSQIITLKELEGDLSKAAENIMDEPSNENFRLIHTYRAELDKIRYDILPLQQIINSMELTESPLINQSTNTFLKNFQSHVAQVVTRIDTLSGRITEIRDIYNSSMSRRLDEIVRVLTVVTVLFAPGTFIVGIYGMNFQFIPELGLPLAYPLVLLINFVLIISLLIYFRRRHWI